Proteins encoded within one genomic window of Oscarella lobularis chromosome 6, ooOscLobu1.1, whole genome shotgun sequence:
- the LOC136188409 gene encoding LOW QUALITY PROTEIN: uncharacterized protein (The sequence of the model RefSeq protein was modified relative to this genomic sequence to represent the inferred CDS: deleted 1 base in 1 codon): MDQGRAMSKRLATARQHSPVFPFLPIRYQTFLWEQAKCFQRLKQDATASNLSKAELACSSLAGLIREGKSHAELDLGDISEKDLIEAALPYVALGCSAVLPRRPLGNRLSPGAIKLLSTLHWILVESQQMTTTSFSRFHFYAVDAFVRDIIPCVDWIYPESDLVGNLRMGAGPLWERLKQNLAPDVPQLTYEYQCADFVPSSPGSGIGTEKVSVFDIAVVRSLAAENWSDEAMLWGLKYLRKKITARKLQSVDEDNDNRSSRRRDDFKSLPTFSSLDRRFEGLQSEKRIDLSYYLSMDSRLNISSVFDALASCLRNSASRTTLKASVLEAMLCLVNVCLKEIFEGDAKVVGPLQRSVSSTEGKETFFEKSLALVFHFSRRLGCAEGGCTYGIKGKLGQQLHAIRWECLAILARYDPAAFKKQVQAFLVLIPIPEVMITLHRLYCFCFIGYDMFIRVCVNAMAGKSSSQETVEASTEDLRRIGLSQLNVTVATNGKDVETFFTEAIIKTLVERLAGEDLTSQPNMYISHQVCLLMEYLNVHHESLLRRVAFSALIGSRLAKRERGTSVFDAAVNGYDDDDDDTCSLNEVNSTPNHQSSFPPKVIPPKKKRFLPHFRRSTTGKVPLMASSEVGSKDLSQQRSTSRKKLQRTVSFGEVDLLRGIDLPAMRYNVQQFALLLSCTELGTLPSPNALAATLEIVKLGIYQSSTRISIDGRDTKEWDTGGQTGVQWHTNPTNVLQLDSGIHTISIKQVTFGFQFSNLAIISQQVNSYEPLGLQSFLVPDSSLSASHSKASKGCSPLGFRLHSASGWCSDEAQLDTYITIILPRLAMINQIAYQGLPTGSDRTTEFQVDYSLDGLKFNTFMSGSSLPYTFKEDPMKHGVQNALFPYVLPAKALRIIPKSWVGVKALRVELYGRYEDDGTCTRSGPVDVKQPCVGDAQCSAQGRCNGSMSDNCVCSAGFYGDRCYGDYCSPNPCKSNGTCFGAEGGYYCDCPPGRKGLLACELNRYGRNCANACNCSARGTCDPRDGSCSCFRGYKGENCEKPCDKGTFGLLCRQSCTCKNAAGCDHVTGKCTCTSGFYSAFCDIPCNGTTWGPYCTTVCNCKNGALCDGITGKCDCLAGYNGSDCSQECPSGSYGKDCVNKCKCRNGGLCDKSTGACTCVSPGFTGVFCDQPCPFSKWGRNCQNACRCSNGATCDSIDGACVCTRGWTGQHCTEVCLSGFYGFNCSHRCLCSNGAQCNRFTGDCSCSSNCTCSPGWKGDTCDVACTANEWGAGCKEKCTCSAHGTCDRFDGTCSCLSGYVGRNCDSSCSAGFYGDACLQNCTCVVANTKSCRHTDGYCACKAGWEGVACARECSHGYWGVGCAQACLIAIPWMDRARAHLVTKANIAMFPVLA, translated from the exons ATGGACCAAGGCAGGGCAATGAGCAAGCGTCTGGCGACGGCGCGTCAACATTCGCCCGTTTTTCCCTTCCTTCCCATTCGCTATCAAACGTTTCTCTGGGAACAAGCCAA ATGTTTCCAGAGGCTCAAACAGGACGCGACGGCATCGAACCTCTCCAAAGCCGAACTCGCCTGCTCG TCGCTCGCCGGCCTAATACGCGAAGGCAAGAGCCACGCGGAACTCGACCTCGGCGACATATCAGAAAAGGATCTAATCGAAGCGGCGCTTCCCTACGTCGCACTCGGCTGCTCGGCGGTCCTTCCGCGTCGTCCGTTGGGCAATCGTCTCTCGCCGGGCGCCATCAAACTCCTCTCGACTCTCCATTGGATTCTCGTCGAGTCGCAgcagatgacgacgacgtcgttctctcgctttcacttctacgccgtcgacgcgttcgttCGCGACATCATTCCGTGCGTCGATTGGATATATCCCGAAAGCGATCTCGTCGGAAATTTGAGAATGGGAGCCGGACCGCTGTGGGAACGTTTGAAGCAGAATCTCGCTCCGGACGTGCCTCAATTGACGTACGAGTATCAGTGCGCCGATTTCGTTCCATCGTCGCCCGGCAGCGGCATCGGCACGGAAAAGGTCAGCGTGTTCGATATAGCCGTCGTACGATCGTTGGCCGCGGAGAATTGGTCGGACGAGGCGATGCTGTGGGGCTTGAAGTatctgagaaagaaaatcacgGCGCGGAAATTGCAATCAGTCGACGAGGACAACGATAATCGCAGTAGCAGAAGACGCGACGACTTCAAAAGTCTTCCTACGTTCAGCAGTTTGGATAGAAGATTCGAAGGTCTTCAGTCCGAGAAACGTATCGATTTATCGTATTATCTATCCATGGATTCGCGTCTCAACATATCGtccgttttcgacgcgttgGCCAGCTGCCTACGAAATTCGGCCAGTCGGACGACGTTGAAAGCGAGCGTTCTCGAAGCGATGCTCTGTCTCGTCAACGTCTGTCTCAAGGAGATCTTCGAAGGGGACGCCAAGGTCGTCGGACCGTTGCAGCGTTCGGTCAGCTCGACCGAAGGAAAGGAGACGTTCTTCGAGAAGtctctcgctctcgtctTTCACTTCAGTCGTCGTTTGGGATGCGCCGAAGGCGGCTGCACGTATGGGATCAAGGGCAAGCTCGGCCAGCAGTTGCACGCGATACGATGGGAATGTCTCGCTATACTCGCGCGCTACGATCCGGCGGCGTTCAAGAAGCAAGTCCAGGCGTTTCTCGTATTGATTCCCATACCCGAAGTGATGATAACGCTTCATCGGCTCTACTGCTTTTGCTTCATCGGCTACGACATGTTCATTCGCGTCTGCGTCAACGCGATGGCGgggaagtcgtcgtcgcaggaGACCGTCGAAGCGAGCACGGAGGATCTGCGACGAATCGGCCTGTCGCAGCTGAACGTGACCGTCGCGACAAACGGTAAGGACGTCGAGACGTTTTTCACGGAAGCGATCATCAAGACGTTGGTGGAGAGACTCGCCGGAGAGGATCTAACGAGCCAGCCTAATATG TACATTTCTCATCAAGTGTGTCTGCTCATGGAATATCTCAACGTTCATCACGaaagtcttcttcgacgcgtcgcctTTTCCGCTCTCATCGGCTCTCGTCTCGCCAAGCGCGAAAGGGGAACGTCTGTTTTCGATGCCGCCGTTAACGgctatgacgacgacgacgacgacacgtgcTCTCTCAACGAAGTCAATTCCACTCCTAATCATCAAAGTTCTTTTCCTCCCAAAGTTATTCCTCCTAAAAAGAAGCGTTTTCTGCCGcactttcgtcgatcgacgactgGAAAAGTGCCTTTGATGGCGTCAAGTGAAGTTGGCAGTAAGGATTTGAGTCAGCagagatcgacgtcgcggaAGAAGTTGCAACGAACGGTCAGCTTCGGGGAAGTCGATCTCCTTCGAGGAATCGATCTGCCCGCAATGCGATACAACGTGCAGCAGTTTGCGCTGCTTTTGTCCTGCACCGAGCTCGGCACGCTGCCGAGTCCCAACGCCCTCGCCGCTACTTTAGAAATAGTAAAACTGGGAATTTATCAAAGCTCAACTCGAATCAGCATAGACGGAAGAGACACTAAAGAATGGGATACGGGAGGGCAGACAGGAGTGCAATGGCATACTAACCCAACCAAT GTTCTCCAACTTGACTCTGGAATTCATACTATTTCTATTAAACAAGTCACTTTCGGGTTTCAGTTTAGCAATTTAGCTATAATTTCACAGCAAGTCAACTCCTATGAGCCACTTGGTTTACAG agTTTTCTCGTTCCCGACTCGTCGCTATCGGCTTCACATAGTAAAGCATCAAAAGGCTGCTCTCCTCTAGGCTTTAGACTTCACTCAGCGTCAGGCTGGTGCAGCGATGAAGCCCAACTCGACACCTACATAACAATTATCCTTCCCCGCCTCGCCATGATAAATCAAATTGCGTATCAGGGACTGCCGACGGGAAGCGACCGAACCACGGAATTTCAAGTGGACTATTCTCTCGATGGATTGAAATTCAATACGTTCATGAGCGGATCCTCACTGCCCTACACATTCAAGGAGGATCCTATGAAACACGGCGTTCAG AATGCGCTGTTTCCGTACGTTTTGCCGGCCAAAGCATTGCGAATTATTCCTAAGAGTTGGGTGGGCGTCAAAGCATTGAGAGTCGAGCTATACGGAAGGTATGAGGACGACGGAACGTGCACGCGATCTGGCCCCGTGGACGTCAAGCAACCGTGCGTGGGAGATGCTCAGTGTTCAGCCCAGGGTCGATGCAACGG TTCTATGAGCGACAATTGCGTGTGCAGTGCTGGTTTTTACGGCGATCGCTGCTACGGCGATTATTGCTCTCCTAACCCGTGTAAAAGCAATGGAACGTGTTTCGGTGCAGAGGGTGGATATTATTGCGACTGTCCTCCGGGTCGCAAGGGCCTTCTG GCGTGCGAATTGAATCGCTACGGCCGGAATTGTGCAAATGCGTGCAACTGCTCAGCGCGAGGAACCTGCGATCCTAGAGATGGCAGCTGTTCGTGTTTTCGGGGTTATAAGGGTGAAAATTGCGAGAAAC CGTGTGACAAGGGAACGTTTGGGCTTTTGTGCCGGCAATCGTGTACCTGTAAAAATGCCGCTGGTTGCGACCACGTAACAGGAAAATGCACGTGCACCAGTGGATTCTACAGCGCCTTTTGCGACATTCCTTGCAACGGAACGACTTGGGGTCCCTACTGCACCACG GTCTGTAACTGCAAAAACGGTGCATTGTGCGATGGAATTACGGGCAAATGCGACTGTTTAGCCGGCTACAACGGATCCGATTGCAGTCAAGAGTGCCCCTCGGGCTCATACGGTAAAGATTGCGTCAATAAATGCAAA TGTCGAAATGGCGGTCTGTGCGACAAATCGACCGGAGCTTGCACGTGCGTTTCTCCTGGGTTCACCGGTGTGTTTTGCGATCAGCCTTGCCCCTTTTCAAAGTGGGGTAGGAATTGCCAGAACGCTTGTCGTTGCAGCAACGGCGCTACGTGCGATTCAATCGACGGCGCGTGCGTGTGCACGAGAGGCTGGACGGGTCAGCACTGCACTGAAG TTTGTCTGTCTGGCTTCTACGGCTTCAACTGCTCTCATCGTTGCCTGTGCTCGAACGGGGCCCAGTGCAATCGCTTTACGGGCGATTGCAGTTGTTCTTCAAATTGCACGTGCAGCCCTGGATGGAAGGGCGACACCTGCGATGTCGCGTGCACGGCAAACGAGTGGGGAGCGGGTTGCAAAGAGAAGTGCACGTGCTCAGCTCACGGCACGTGCGATCGCTTTGACGGCACTTGCTCCTGCCTTTCCGGGTATGTCGGCAGAAATTGCGACAGCAGCTGTTCGGCAGGTTTCTATGGCGATGCCTGCTTGCAAAATTGCAcgtgcgtcgtcgccaatACGAAATCGTGTCGCCATACCGACGGCTATTGCGCTTGCAAAGCGGGATGGGAAGGCGTGGCGTGTGCGAGAGAGTGCAGTCATGGTTACTGGGGTGTGGGATGCGCGCAGGCATGTCTCATTGCGATTCCGTGGATGGAtcgtgcacgtgcacacCTGGTTACCAAGGCAAATATTGCGATGTTCCCTGTCTTAGCGTAA
- the LOC136188406 gene encoding D-ribitol-5-phosphate cytidylyltransferase-like — MEFRVSVVLPAAGIGSRMKMIEPKQFVDLRNKPVVCHAINAFEAIHWIDAVVVTVPASRLDQCRAHLAAHCGPKLRVECGAESRHRSIWSGLRTLANDPPDVAIVHDAVRPFVDVETIETCARLAWKHGASSATRPLVSTIVAPDSSGFLDRALDRSKHRASEMPQGFRYDLVCRAYEASDDYDLEYGTECLHLVHKYCQVRARLFEGWKITYQRDLCLAEMIIRERAQTRVLAIGSDLVDGVREGLPAGVECRNYAGPISGDWDAIVVSGTHIETFDFTEAEKEKRARKFILIKLSAVSDFRRSSDCLRDLLLIHNEIPVYGLVCQCRQVDGGSLRINSVEKFTKVLSHVLSMDDDRVLAGQIFIV; from the exons ATGGAATTTCGCGTATCGGTCGTTCTTCCCGCCGCCGGGATCGGCTCTCGCATGAAAATGATCGAACCGAAGCAGTTCGTCGATCTGCGCAACAAGCCGGTCGTCTGCCACGCGATAAACGCCTTCGAGGCGATCCATTggatcgacgccgtcgttgtcACCGTGCCGGCGTCTCGACTGGATCAATGCCGCGCCCACTTGGCCGCACACTGCGGTCCCAAGCTGCGCGTGGAATGCGGCGCCGAATCGCGCCACCGATCGATCTGGAGCGGCCTTCGCACGCTCGCAAACGATCCGCccgacgtcgcgatcgttcacgacgccgttcgaccgttcgtcgacgtcgaaacgatcgaaacgTGCGCGCGTCTCGCGTGGAAGCACGGCGCGTCGAGCGCGACGCGTCCGctcgtctcgacgatcgtcgcgcccGATTCGAGCGGATTTCTCGATCGGGCGCTCGATCGCTCGAAGCATCGGGCGAGCGAAATGCCGCAGGGATTTCGCTACGATCTCGTCTGTCGCGCCTACGAGGCGAGCGACGACTACGATTTGGAATACGGGACCGAGTGTCTTCATCTCGTGCATAAGTACTGTCAAGTGCGAGCGCGTCTTTTTGAAGGGTGGAAG ATCACCTATCAAAGGGACTTGTGTCTTGCCGAAATGATTATTAGGGAGAGAGCTCAGACGAGAGTCTTGGCTATTGGCAGTGATTTGGTGGATGGGGTGAGAGAGGGTTTGCCTGCTGGCGTGGAATGTAGAAACTATGCCGGGCCTATTTCGGGCGATTGGGATGCCATCGTTGTCAGTGGGACTCACATTGAGACGTTCGATTTTACTGAGGCTGAAAAGGAGAAGCGCGCTAGGAAGTTCATTTTGATCAAGCTCTCGGCTGTCTCCGATTTTAGACGCAGTTCCGATTGCCTTAGAGACTTACTGCTGATTCATAATGAGATTCCCGTTTATGGATTAGTATGTCAATGTCGCCAAGTTGACGGCGGCTCActcagaatcaattctgtgGAAAAATTTACCAAAGTTCTATCGCATGTTCTAAGCATGGATGACGACAGAGTTTTAGCTGGACAGATCTTTATTgtctaa
- the LOC136188405 gene encoding leucine-rich repeat-containing protein 63-like → MAEKRLVLLRKPLPPIPSQRPPQPICSPTDTSVANTRMSPRSRPRPSTWNTSQISASTTPLVLPRKPRGPAPLTSTVPSKPINQNLTLAVVLSRDRHSGLPPPPLFSLNDFQEAAVTAHYQWKSRGGDHAPQKATISRENYEKMTSWFSTHVPRQDKINKQTIAADNAPEKVNRRPKHQILLEMRAMLNEAMNEALSQSDDESSVVESRQLIPVCPTSDAVFKTSTSKYFLGEGRSTSPFDSKFDPIGIAEAAVLNCMLSGGTDLVLKAHFLQSLPDLDSLRFTLLHLNLSFNELRDFPMEILVLTNLKSLKLRNNPIAEIPDAISELRSLETLCISFNVLLSLPAGLYDLSLLTDLDVSYNRLSFLSNDIRKLSLLRSFNAEGNQLAGLPCGMLHLSNIRQLQVANNFMHPLFWAENIVNQPQRLMDLASMCLVQNEVHLVYGSNLPSEIKELMKCASVCDCCGGGGPNLEKDCEASRRFQNQGSVFEICHLFSVHAQFNAGKNS, encoded by the exons ATGGCCGAAAAACGGCTGGTTCTACTACGAAAACCGCTTCCTCCGATCCCGTCTCAGCGCCCACCGCAACCGATATGTTCTCCCACCGATACTTCCGTAGCGAACACGAGAATGAGCCCCCGTTCGAGGCCTCGACCTTCCACGTGGAATACGAGCCAAATaagcgcttcgacgacgcctctCGTGCTTCCGAGGAAACCAAGGGGACCAGCTCCGCTGACTTCGACAGTTCCATCGAAGCCTATCAACCAGAATCTGACTCTAGCGGTTGTTTTGTCGCGAGACCGACATTCAGGTCtaccgccaccgccgctaTTTTCCTTAAATGACTTTCAAGAGGCGGCCGTTACCGCTCACTATCAGTGGAAGTCTCGCGGAGGGGATCACGCACCGCAGAAGGCGACGATCTCTCGGGAAAATTACGAGAAAATGACGAGTTGGTTTTCGACGCACGTTCCAAGGCAAGACAAGATTAACAAGCAAACAATAGCAG CTGACAACGCACCTGAAAAAGTCAATCGCAGGCCAAAGCATCAGATCCTTTTAG aAATGAGAGCTATGCTCAACGAGGCTATGAATGAGGCTCTGTCTCAGTCTGATGACGAAAGTAGCGTCGTTGAATCAAGGCA GCTTATTCCTGTGTGTCCAACCAGTGACGCTGTTTTTAAGACGTCTACGTCTAAATACTTTTTAGGAGAGGGCCGTAGTACATCTCCATTTG ATTCTAAATTTGATCCTATTGGGATCGCTGAGGCGGCTGTTTTAAATTGCATGCTATCAGGAGGAACTGATCTCGTACTAAAG GCTCATTTTCTGCAGTCTTTGCCGGATTTAGATTCTCTGAGATTTACCCTTCTGCACCTAAATCTATCTTTCAATGAACTCAGG GATTTTCCTATGGAGATCCTAGTTCTGACGAATTTGAAGTCTCTAAAACTAAGAAATAATCCTATTGCTGAAATACCAGACGCAATCAGTGAACTGCGATCTTTGGAGACGCTGTGCATCTCTTTCAATGTATTGCTTTCATTGCCAGCTGG GCTCTAtgatctttctcttttgactgACTTGGACGTCTCGTACAACAGACTAAGCTTTTTATCAAATGACATAAGAAAATTGAG TTTGCTAAGAAGTTTTAACGCAGAAGGAAATCAATTGGCGGGACTTCCCTGTGGAATGCTTCACCTATCAAACATCCGTCAGCTACAGGTAGCCAATAACTTCATGCATCCCCTCTTCTGGGCAGAAAACATAGTAAATCAGCCTCag CGTCTAATGGACTTGGCTTCAATGTGTCTGGTTCAGAATGAAGTGCATCTGGTGTACGGTTCGAATTTGCCTTCGGAAATCAAGGAACTTATGAAATG CGCATCCGTTTGTGACTGTTgcgggggggggggcccAAATTTGGAGAAGGATTGCgaagcgtctcgtcgtttccagAACCAAGGTTCGGTATTCGAAATTTGCCATTTATTTTCAGTTCATGCTCAGTTCAATGCCGGAAAAAATTCTTAA
- the LOC136188413 gene encoding probable coatomer subunit beta' has product MDSNGKILWARHNEIQQANLKSMGDSEHQDGERLPLAMKDMSACEIYPQMIMHNPNGRFVCVCGNGEYIIYTAMALRNKSYGSAQEFVWANDSSQYAHKQPDDDLQSRRRTIGKLRARKAFRFTSVDPSAMQIPPRRRRKSPFFREDSPLLHNRRRTDISKNNLYDTQEGDPKYLAPELLQNQFGNSADVFSLGMTLLELSCDIDFPSFGEAWHVLRSGHIPETTLEGNKILINNFNYFIHTS; this is encoded by the exons ATGGACAGCAACGGGAAGATTCTGTGGGCGCGGCACAATGAAATACAGCAGGCCAATTTGAAATCGATGGGAG aTAGCGAGCATCAGGACGGCGAACGACTTCCGTTAGCCATGAAGGATATGAGCGCGTGCGAGATCTATCCCCAAATGATCATGCATAATCCTAATGGAAG GTTTGTCTGCGTTTGTGGCAACGGCGAGTACATCATTTACACGGCTATGGCGTTGAGAAATAAGAGCTACGGCTCCGCGCAGGAATTTGTCTGGGCCAACGATTCGTCGCA ATATGCGCATAAACAgcccgacgacgatcttcaaagtcgacgaagaacgatcGGCAAGCTACGGGCAAGAAAAGCCTTCCGATTCACGTCAGTCGACCCGTC TGCAATGCAAATTccgccgcggcgacgacgaaagagtcCTTTTTTCCGTGAGGACTCGCCGTTACTACACA ACCGAAGAAGGACTGACATCTCAAAA aatAATCTTTACGACACCCAAGAGGGAGATCCCAAGTATCTCGCACCCGAATTGCTACAAAATCAATTTGGAAACTCAGCTGACGTCTTCAG TCTGGGTATGACTCTTCTTGAGCTGTCCTGCGATATTGATTTTCCGAGTTTCGGAGAAGCGTGGCACGTTCTACGAAGCGGCCACATACCAGAAACCACTCTAGAAGGcaataaaatattaataaataattttaattattttatccATACCTCATAG